Proteins encoded in a region of the Phenylobacterium glaciei genome:
- a CDS encoding FMN-dependent NADH-azoreductase translates to MSQVLVLNSSLSGEASVSRLLVAETVSQLVARDPAAKLVFRDLAETEIPHLNPRTVAGVRATASTPAETKARALSDELIAELRAADTIVIGAPMYNFSIPSTLRTWFDHVLRAGETFSYSEAGPKGLLEGKRVIVVESRGGLYSEGPAQALDFQEPYLRQLLGFIGLTDVTFVQAEKIGYGPDARAAAIEGAKARLADLIARDLSQAA, encoded by the coding sequence ATGTCCCAAGTTCTCGTTCTCAATTCCAGCCTCAGCGGCGAGGCCTCGGTCTCGCGCCTGCTGGTGGCCGAAACTGTCTCCCAGCTCGTCGCCCGCGACCCCGCCGCCAAGCTCGTCTTCCGTGACCTGGCGGAGACCGAAATTCCCCACCTGAACCCGCGCACCGTCGCCGGGGTCCGCGCCACGGCCAGCACGCCTGCCGAGACAAAGGCGCGGGCCCTGTCGGACGAGCTGATCGCCGAGCTGCGCGCCGCCGACACCATCGTCATCGGCGCGCCGATGTACAATTTCTCGATTCCTTCGACCCTGCGCACCTGGTTCGACCACGTCCTGCGGGCCGGCGAGACCTTCAGCTACTCCGAGGCCGGCCCCAAGGGCCTGCTGGAGGGCAAGCGGGTGATCGTCGTCGAGAGCCGCGGCGGCCTCTACAGCGAAGGGCCGGCCCAGGCGCTCGATTTCCAGGAGCCCTATCTGCGCCAGTTGCTGGGCTTCATCGGCCTGACCGACGTCACCTTCGTCCAGGCCGAGAAGATCGGCTACGGCCCCGACGCCCGGGCCGCCGCCATCGAAGGCGCCAAGGCCCGCCTGGCTGACCTCATCGCCCGCGACCTGTCCCAGGCCGCCTAA